Genomic segment of Arachis hypogaea cultivar Tifrunner chromosome 16, arahy.Tifrunner.gnm2.J5K5, whole genome shotgun sequence:
TGCTGTAATTGGCTTTCTGCTAGAACCTGTGGTTTAAAATTGTTcgtgtttgattttatttttatttgttatttatttatttttttgctgaaCTCTGTTTGTTCTGTGAGTTATTGGCATGAGGGTTTGTGCTAGGTTTGAAAAAATTGTTATGACATGAACTTTGTTGTGATAGTTCAATATAAACCTCATGTGGAGCACAATGCAAGAATTTTGTAAGTGGCTAATTAATCTCCACCATTGAGTTGAGTTAGCTCTAATGATTCTTGAAATGCTGGTCTATTCATACATTTCAGCTTTTTTCAAACCCATAGCTTATTATTAACAATTGGAGGGAAATTTGCTAAACTATAACTTGAAGGAACATTGTTGGCTAATGAGGTAAAGGTTTTCTACATCAATGGAACGAAATTGGTGTTGgtgtttattattttgaaaaagttatTAATCCACGGATGAAACCACAGTATGTTACACTTTTGTGGGAATAGGGTGGCAATTTTATTCTGCTTTTTGCTGGGGATGGTTGATGATATATGTGCATAACTATTGTTTGGTTAAAATTGAATTGATTAAATttcaaaacaagaaattatccGAAACTCACTTTTCATGATTACCGTTACTAGATGATTAATGCCAAGAGGGGTACTCAGCAACTTGGCAATGATCAACATAAAGCCTTAGAAGAAAATCGTAATCTTaccattctttaaaaaaaaaacatactaaatatgtagattgaaatgaaaaacaaaagaaggctagaaagaaaaacataaatcCGAGAATATGGGAGGAGACagagtcttatttatactaactaactaactagtcCTTGGATCCTATGTCGTCAGCCAAGCTCCATTCTGCGAATCTTGGCTAGCCGGCGAATATAACTGCAATGCAGGTTTTGCCTCGTGCAATCTTTATCCACACGTGCTTCGGCATGGACCTTACATTGAATCTGAGCTCATTTCCTTTCTTGGACCAGCTGGATCACTCTTTAACTTGACACTTCCTCTCTTTCCTCTTTTATTGCACCCACTCAACCATATTCAGCTGTTTTTACTTCCCCCTTCTAGATTTGAGTACAAACAAATATGGTAATTACATTATGCATTGGTATTTAATTTTGGCATTTTGTGCTTGTGAACTTTCTTGATTTATTATGATTGTTTGTAGTGTTGAGTGTTGACAGAGATACTTCCATACTTAGAAATTTAAGTATTTCCGATTATGAAGTTTGATGCCTCAACATTTATAATGTATAAGGAAGTTTTGATTAGTGTTTGTGCTCGAGTTTATCTGGTATCATATGTCGTCTTATCTATGCAGCATACATTTTTCGCTGGATATTTGCGCTGAGTTGCGAGTTGAGTTGGGATGTCTCGGGTAGTTGTTTTGAAACAGTGATGCATCTACTCAGAAATTTGTGCAAAGCTATATGTAATGCTGTAGACTTTTCACATGGAGTTAAATGCAAGTTATGACATTGAGCATTCTCGCTCCTCGGGAAGCTTAGAGCATGACATGTGGCCTTTAGATCCAATTGATCCAAAGAAGGCGAAATTTCCGTGTTGTTTAGTTTGGAATCCCCTCCCAGTTGTCTCATGGTTGGCGCCCTTCATTGGTCATGTTGGCATCTGCAGGGAGGATGGAGttgttttagatttttttggATCCAATTTTGTGAATGTTGATAATTTCGCTTTTGGTGGAGTCGCTAGATACTTGCAACTTGATCGAAGACAGGTACTGTATATCAACTTTGCCATCTATGTTTGTTGTTGTCGTCTGTTTCTCAGATTGTTTACTTGAAGGCATAGAAATTTTACTGCCAATTTTTATTTATGGTACTATTGAGGCTaaaaactccgcctatgttacacttgcggtacatagccagTCCCAAGCCcgaataaaggaggagggttgtgttaggtcttcggcaaccaacataaaaatatagccgaacccccatgacCATGACTATTGAGGCTAAACATATATGAATTAGGAAAACACCAACATGATATGGCTGGCGACATCATAATTATGTCTTTGCTGAAAATAGGTTGCATATTGATCCAGATGCTCAAAATAAATTTGGCCTGAATTTTCCTCTTTGATTTATTAAGATTCATTTGCATTATAAATTAGAACACCTTTTAATTTCACCCGGGCAGCGCAAGCACGCATGCACATGCAAAGACACAGATACATTTTGAAATTACTATTTCTAAATAGGTAGATAGGTATAAACCAGCATAACAAGTTTGAAATTGGTTTACATACACAATTACACATACACTAGTAGTCTAGTACATAAGAATTAGGTTATGGGTGCTTTTGTTGTAAAGCTTTTATAATGCTTATAATTTGGTGTTTTTTTCCAGCTACATAATGATGTGGAAGATTAGCTAAATTTGAATAAAGAAGATTAACAAAttcataattttacttttatttttatatttttttaatgcattcCCCAATGCTTTTTAGAAAACAATTCATTTTCAAAGTTCTCCCCTTCCCTTTGCCTATAAAACTTTTGGGTTCAATTTAGTTTTAACAGTTTGAAAGTGTTAACTCCAATTTGACATTCTGTGGAATCTGGTAATGACATGTTAACAGTGTTGCTTCCCCCAAAACATATCTGCGCATACATGCAAGCATGGCTACCTGCACTCTGAGTATGGGACAGCAATCACATGGGATGATGCCTTGCATTCGAGCATGCGCTATTTCGAGAACAAAACTTACAACCTCTTCACATGCAACTGCCATTTGTTTGTCGCCAACT
This window contains:
- the LOC112697667 gene encoding protein REVERSION-TO-ETHYLENE SENSITIVITY1; amino-acid sequence: MELNASYDIEHSRSSGSLEHDMWPLDPIDPKKAKFPCCLVWNPLPVVSWLAPFIGHVGICREDGVVLDFFGSNFVNVDNFAFGGVARYLQLDRRQCCFPQNISAHTCKHGYLHSEYGTAITWDDALHSSMRYFENKTYNLFTCNCHLFVANCLNRLCYGGSMSWNMINVGALILFKGHWVDFMSILRAFLPFVVVVCIGVLMVGWPFLIGLSSFSLLLIGWYLMGTYLFRNLLER